The Arachidicoccus terrestris genome includes the window ACCTCTGCTTTTGTCGGCCTTACATTGAAAGTGCCTATTTTTGCCGGTTTCGGAAAAAACGCTCAGATTAAACAGGCGGAATTTGAAGTACAGAAAGTAGACAATCAACTTTATGATCTCCGTCAGAGCATCGATAATGAGATCACTACTGCAAAGAATAATTTTACGTCTGCCATCTCTATTATGGATTATCAGAAAAAAAACATGGCTCTCGCTCAAAAAGTTTATGACCAGACCAAAAAGAAGTATGAAGTTGGCGCTGGCTCTCAGACAGAAATCAATACCGCACAGACAGACCTGAAAGCGGCACAGACAAACTATATCAGTGCGCTCTATGATGCGGTTGTGGCGAAGATCGATTTTTTGAAAGCTACTGGCAAATTATAAAAAACATTATCTAAATAAACGACAGATGAAAAATAAGTGGATACAACAACTTGGATTGGGTGCTAGCCCTCGCTCTCTTTCTTTCGCGCTCTACTTTTCTGCCATGTTCTTAATGGCCGGCATTATACTTACCGGCTGCGGTGGTGACAGCAAGGGGAAGGAAGCTAAAGTCCTGCAGGAGAAGAAAGCAGAACTCACAAAATTGCAAGGACAGCAAGATGCGCTGACAGCTCAGATTGATAAACTGCAAAAAGAAATTAAGGCGATCGATCCGAATGCTGTTGAGGCAAAACGTAAACTGGTCGCCCTTGACACAATTGCTATCAGTACCTTTGATCATTATATTGATCTTCAGGGTAAAATTGATGCCCAAAATGTTGCTTATGTAGCCCCTAAAGGCCAGGGAGGTGTGGTTAAAGCGATCTATGTGAAACAAGGTGATCATGTTTCAAAAGGACAGTTGCTGTTAAAACTGGATGATGCATCACAACGGCAATCTGTGATAGCCGCTCAGCAACAGGTGGCTGGTATCGCTGCTCAGATGGAGCAGGCAAAGACAGTCTTCGAAAGGCAGCAAAATCTCTGGAAAGAAAATATTGGTACAGAGTTGCAGGTGCTGAATGCCAAGACTTCTTTGGAAAGCTTGCAGAGTCAATACAAGGCTGCTAAAGCCAACGAAGAAATTGCTGAAGAACAAGTCAATAATACAGCCGTTCGCGCAGGAATCAGTGGGGTGGTTAATACATTGACAGTAAAAGTCGGCGAATTTTTTACAGCTGGCAATCAGGTCCAGATCGTCAATAATGATGACCTGAAAGTGACGGTCAATGTACCGGAAAATTATTCGGGCAAAATAAAAATGGGAAGTGTCATGCATGTAACATTGCCGGATGTCGGCGGGAAAGATCTGTTGACTAAAGTAAATGTTGTTGGCAGATTAATCGATCCGGTTAGCCGTACTTTCTATATTGAAGGTAAAGTACCTGAAGATCCTGTATTACGACCCAATCAGGTGGCTATGGCCAGGATTAAAGACTATTCAGATCCGAAAGCCATTACCATCCCTACCAATACCATTCAAAACGATGAAAAAGGTAAATTTATAATGGTCGCGACGGGTCAGGGAAATAAATTGGCTGCCAAAAAGAGGTATGTCACTGTTGGACAAATGTATCATGATCAGCTGGAAGTCAAATCAGGCCTGAAACCTGGAGATGTGATTATCAGCGAAGGTTTCCAGAACCTGTATGACGGACAACCCATCATGGTTGGACTATAAGGGGAACGGTCAATTCTTATCTATTATTAATTCTACATTATGCCATCGTTAGAGAAATTAACAGGAAACTTCAAGCAGTTTAAGCCGACCAGCTGGAGTATCAAAAATAAGACATCGATCTACCTTCTGATGCTCTTTGTATCCATTTGGGGGATCGTACAGTTTGTTACATTACCCAAGGAGCAATTCCCTGATATTGTCATTCCTACCATCTATGTACAGACGATCTATGTAGGGAATTCTCCTAAAGATATTGAGAATCTGGTCACCCAGCCGATCGAAAAGCAGATTAAGGGAATCACCGGAGCGAAGATCAATAAGGTAACCAGTACGTCCGTTCAGGACTATTCAGCAATAGTAGTAGAGTTTGGCACGGATGTCAAAACCGATGTTGCTTTACAAAAAGTGAAAGACGCGGTGGACAAGGCGAAACAAGATTTGCCCACTGATCTGACGGAGGAGCCTACGACAATGGAGGTTAGTTTCTCTGACCAGCCTATCATGTATGTGAATGTAAGTGGCAATTATGACATGATGAGGCTAAAAGAATATGCTGATGAATTGCAGGATCGCCTGGAAGAGCTACCAGAAATTAATCGGGTGGATATGGTAGGCGCACCGGAAAGGGAGTTTCAGATCAACGTTAATAATCTGAAAATGCAGGCTGCAGGTGTTACCTTTAGTAATATTGCTACTGCGGTTCAGGGAGAAAACTTAGATATATCCGGTGGCTTGCTCAGAGTAGGCAATATGAAAAGAACTTTACAGGTTAAAGGACAGATCAAGACCGCCGAAGACCTGAGCCATATTGTGCTGCGTAATTCCAAAGGAGCGCCGATTTACCTGAAAGATATTGCTGATATCAAAGACACCGTTAAAGAGCACGAGAGTTATGCACGTCTGGATGGTAAAAATGTTATTACTTTAAATATCATTAAAAGATCCGGTGAGAATCTGATCGAGACTTCTGATCATGTAAAAGAAATTACCGATCAGGTAAGTCAGGAGATTTTCCCACGAGACCTGGATGTGCGCATTACCGGGGATCAAAGTAATACGACAAGAACTTCTTTTACTGACCTGGTAAATTCAATTGTGATTGGTTTTGTGCTGGTATTGATTATTTTGATGTTCTTTATGGGGGTAACCAATGCCTTCTTTGTTGCCTTATCAGTACCGCTCAGCATGTTTGTGGCCTTTGTGTTTCTGCCCGGAGCTAACCTGATTGTCGGTTCTGCGGTGACGCTCAACTTTATTGTACTTTTTGCCTTGCTGTTCGGTCTGGGCATTATTGTGGATGATGCTATTGTGGTCATTGAAAATACCCATAGGATCTTTTCTGAAAATAAGGGTAAAGTGTCAGCTGTGAAAGCGGCAAAGATGGCGGCCGGGGAAGTATTTATCCCTGTATTGGCAGGCACACTGACGACACTTGCACCATTCTTTCCGCTATTATTCTGGCCCGGGATTATCGGCAAGTTTATGATTTATCTACCCACCATGCTAATCTTCACATTAGCGGCTTCCCTGGTGGTAGCCTTTATCATGAATCCAGTGTTTGCGGTTGATTTTATGAATCATCCGGAAACTGAAAACAAGCCCCCTAAATCCGCTATCTTCAAGCAGCCGGTTTTTTGGGTTGCCCTGGGCGTAGGTATTATTTTAGATGTGGTGGGACAGCCTTTTATAGGCAATCTTATCATCTTTATTGTGTTGCTTACCATACTGAATAAGTATGTCTTGGATGATTTGATTCATTCGTTCCAGCATAAAGTGCTTCCCGGAATTATGCACAGTTATGAAAAGTTGCTCCGTTGGGCATTGAAAGGTTGGCGCCCGGTCTGGCTGCTGGTCGGTACATTTGTTCTGATGATTGTTTCCTTTCTCTTTTTTGGCGCGCGTAATGTACCGGTAGTCTTTTTTCCCGATAGTCAGCCTAACCAGATCTATGTCTATCTGAAAATGCCGGTGGGTACCGATGTCGATTATACCGATTCTGTAACCAAAACCCTGGAGAAAAAAGTCTATCATGTATTGGGTATGGAAAACGGCAAGACCAATCCGGTCGTAGAAAGTGTCATCACCAATATTGCCATCGGCGCAGCGGATCCCACCAGCGGGGACAGAAGCACCCGTCCGGAACTCGGGAGGATTCAAGTATCTTTTGTTGAATTTGGCAAACGTAATGGCGTATCTACCGCTCCTTATCTGGATTCGATCCGGGCGGTTGCAAAAGGAATTCCCGGTGCAGAAATTACCGTCAATAAAGAACAGAATGGCCCGCCGACAGAACCTCCCATTAATATCGAAGTAGCCAGTGAAAACTTTGACGATCTGATCAGTACGGCTGTGGCCCTGAAAAATTATCTGGATTCTATTCAGACACCCGGTGTTGAAGAATTGAAAATGGATGTCGATTTGACTAATCCTGAAATCAGTTTTACGGTAGACAGAGAAAGAGCCATGAGGGAGGGGGTGTCTACGGCACAGGTTGGTCAGGCTATAAGGACGGCATTGTTCGGTCTGGAAGTTTCCAAAATCAAAGACGGAGAAGATGAATATAAAATACAACTCCGCAATGAAGAGACGCAGCGTAATAACCTGAGTGACCTGCTCAATATGAATATCAGCTTTATGGACATGGCATCGGGTCAATTTAAGTCAATACCGATCAGCTCTCTGGTTAAAGTAGATTATACCAATACATTGGGGAGTGTAAAAAGAAAGAACCAGAAAAGAGTGATTACACTAACATCCAATGTGCTCACAACCCAGGGGTATACACCGACTGCTGTCAATCAGGAACTCGCGAAACATATTCAACAGTTCAAGCATAAACCCGATGGCGTCACCATTCGCCAGACAGGTGAGGGAGAGCAGCAGGCAGAAACAGGCGCTTTTTTAGGAAGTGCACTGCTAGTCGCCCTGATGATTATTATTTTCCTTTTGGTGTTGCAGTTTAATTCTGTGAGCAAATCGGTTATTATTCTGACAGAGATACTCTTTAGTGTAATTGGCGTTATATTAGGCTATGCGATAACAGGTATGGAAGTCTCCGTGGTGATGACGGGGATCGGTATCGTCGGCCTTGCAGGTATTGTCGTGAAAAACGGCATCCTGGTCATTGAGTTCGCAGATGAACTCAGAGGTAGAGGACTTAAGACCCATGAGGCGGTTGTACAGGCGGGTAAAACCCGTATTATCCCGGTGATGCTCACCGCGCTGGCGGCGATCCTGGCACTGATCCCGCTGGCAGTAGGATTTAATATTAATTTTGTGACCCTGTTCTCCGAACTTAATCCGCATATCTTTTTTGGGGGTGATAATGCATCGTTCTGGAAGCCGCTGTCCTGGACAATAATATTTGGTCTGGCCTTTGCATTTTTTATGACCCTCTTTATTCTTCCAGGTATGTATCTGATCGCAGAGAGATTGAAAAGACCTATGCGCAGACATTTTGGAGGAACATGGGTGTCTTTTATGGGGATTCCGCCACTTACAGTTTTGTTCCTGCCCATGATATTCTACACTATGTTTAAACATAGAAGAGAAGTGCGTAGAAGAAAGGCCAGAATGACTGGTAAGAAGACCGTCAATGAAGCATTCACCGGCAGCTGGTTCTAAGACTTTAGTCAATTGATTTCAGCCATATATTATGATAGGGCTCAAGCCTCTGGTTAGTCGCCGGAGGCTTTTGCATGAGAAGTTCCGGGTAGCGGACACAGTGGCAGGGTTTATGTGGTAACAGAACAGATTTTAAAAGTATATTATGCAGACAAGAAAAAACAATATCCGTAATACACTGGCCTGTGGTGCATTTTTATTGGCGGGCAGTCTTTTGATATTTAGTTGTGGCCCTACCAAATCCTCGACCCATTCAAACGGGGGAAATGTAAAAACGAAAGGACCATTTACGCTGCAAGCAGCCATGCATGATGCGGATACGGTCCGTATCCGACAGTTTTTAGCCGGTAATTGGATCTTGGACAGAACTTGCAGATCCACATTTACGGGACTGAATTGTGATACTTCTGTTAAACAGAGCTGGCAGCTGGATTCTCTGGCAGGCATAAGCTGGACGACAGAGGGAGATAATGCGGGGTCTGATAAGTATCATTTTGTACCCCGGGACGGAGCCCAGGCGGGGTCTACGAAGGGAGATTCTGTTTGGGTGATGTATTTGAACAAAGCCCGGAGAGGCTACCTGATCCGGACACTGACTAAAGACTCTTTGTCATTATCTGAATATCCGTTGATTATGGACAATACAACAACCTACTATCTAAGCCGGCAGCAATAGATTTGGATGCCAATGTCAATCCATGCGAGTGAAAAATAAAGGTGATGCTTTAACAAAAAAGCTTCCGCGAATATTGCGGAAGCTTTTGCTTTTATGCTGTTTATTCCTTTATTCAGTATAAATTTTATCCTAAATAGGACTTTAAGGCACCGCTATAGCGGGCTTTCTGTAAGCGTTTAATCGCTCTTTCCTTGATCTGGCGGATGCGTTCTTTGGTCAGATCGTATTTTTGACCGATCTGTTCAATGGTAATGCCATTTTCTCCTTCCAGACCAAAGTAAGCATTGACGATCTCTGCTTCCCTGGGACTGAGTGATTTGAGTACCCTGCGGATTTCTTCTCTCAGAGAATCTTTCATGACATCATCATCTGTGTCATCAGCACCTTCCAGCAGATCCCCCATGGCCACATCCTCTGCCTCGTGCACTGGTGCATCCAGAGATGTATGTCTGGTGTTACTTTGGAAAATGTTGTTGATTTCTGTCTCGCTCATTTCCAGGATACTGGCTAATTCTTCCGTACTTGGCTCCCGCTCATGTTCCTGTTCGAATGCCATGTAGGCTTTGTTAGCCTTGTTATACGTGCCAATTTTGTTTTGAGGCAGGCGGACTAGTCTACCCTGCTCTGCCAACGCCTGTAAGATGGACTGGCGAATCCACCATACCGCGTAAGAGATGAATTTGAAACCTTTGGTTTCGTCAAAGCGTTGTGCCGCTTTAATTAAGCCGAGGTTACCCTCGTTGATAAGATCGCTAAGTGATAAGCCCTGATGTTGGTACTGCTTAGCGACAGATACCACAAAGCGCAAATTGGATTGAACCAATTTGTCTAAAGCCCATTGATCACCCATCTTGATTCGTTGAGCCAAAGTGGTTTCTTCCTCAGGTGTAATCATCGAAATCTTGGAGATTTCCTGAAGGTATTTTTCCACGGCCTGCGAATCACGGTTAGTGATCTGTGTGGCAATTTTAAGCTGCCTCATATTGATTTATGGCTTTAATGATAGATATAAAACGTACCTTTTGGTGGATTTGTTTCAAATTTATTATTAATTTTCAATATTATAACATAATTCTCCACAAATTCGGCGGCAAAGTTACGATTAAAAGCCAGCTTAGACAAATAATGAACTGATTAAACGGTCTTTCAAAGGAAAAATTATGAAAAAATATAGATTAATGGTCTTAAATACGCTTAACGACCATTTGTATTGAAAAGTTATTTTCCTGCTTCAATATTGATCTGAAAATCAATGTTTTTGCTAATAATTTTGTCTCTGATTGAATTTTCTGACCCATATGTTATTCCCCAATTTGTTCTGTCGATAGCAAAAGCTGCCGTAAAGCTTACAGAACTGGAGTCCGCGTGGATCTCTGCCGGGAAGGTAATTGATTTAGCAATACCCTTGATCGTCATATTACCCGTAACAGTGGTATTGGACTTTATACCTGCTGCTTTAGCGTCCTTGCCGCTGTCTGGGGTCGCATTGACAGATTGCTCAGCTCCCTTTTCTATTTTAGTGATTTCAAAAGTGGCTGTAGGGAACGAGTCAACGGAGAAAAAATCCGAAGATGACAAATGCGCTTTTAGTTTTCCGTTGCTCTCGGCGTCCTGATCAGTAGGCTGAAGGCCTTTCAAATCGATCACTATTTTGCCGCCACTGACCTGATCACCTGTTACACTGACCTGACCTTCCGCAATGGGGGCAAAACCAGAATGTGCGCTTCCGACCAATTTGGAACCGGTCCATAATACTTTACTCGCACTGGTGTCGACGTTCAGCATATGGCCCTGGTCTGTACGCTGAGAAATCGCTTGCGCTGCCGAGGTTTTTGCTTGTTCATTGCCCTGGGTGTTGCCGCAGGAAGACAATACGATAAACCCTGTACTGAGCAGCAGCGTTACTGAATGGGATAATAATCTCATGTGTATGTTATTAAATGGGTAAGGTACTGATAAAAAGTATTTTATCAACCGGGCAAAAATAAGCTCTTGTCTGAATTCAATTAGAGGACAACTGCCACAAAATTGTCATTTAACAATAAATTGAAGAATACTTGCTTCTGTCAGAGCACAGGTTTTTCAATCTGAACTATTTTACTATTTTTGCCTCCCGGCTAACAAGCAATAGGTTTACAGATATACACTTGTCTTGCTTAGCCATCACAAAATTTTCAATATGAAAAAATTATTATTCACTTTAGCCGCATTTACAATGTTACAGGCCACTGCACAAAAATCTCCACTGACCCCCGAGGGACTATTATCTCTGGGCAGGGTCAGCGCCCAGGGAATCAGTAAGGACGGGAAGTCCCTTATCTATAAGGTTTCTACGCCCGATATACAGGAGAATAAGATAGCCGCCGTGTTTTATGCTGTTCCGCTGACAGGTGGAGTGGCCACGAAGCTCTCCAAAGAAGAAAAAGACGCTCAACTAGCTAATGACCGTATTTCCCCGGATGGAAAATATCTGTTGAGCGCCGAGGCCGTAAAACTGGAGAAAGTGCTGGGCCGTGACCGTTATCCGGAGTTGACCAAAACGTCCGCTCAGGTTTATACTTCCCTCAACTACCGTCATTGGGATAAATGGTTTGAAGGCAGCTTCGATCATGTCTTTTATGCCCCATATGCAGATGGTAAAGCGGCAGAACAGAAAAAAGATATTATGCCCGATGAGCCTTATTTCTGCCCGCAGCAACCCTTCGGCGGTCCTGAGGATTACATTTGGAGTCCTGATAGTAAAAAAATTATTTATGTATGCAAGAAAGCATATGGTACTGCTTATGCAGAAAGCACCAATACAGACATCTATGCATATGACATTGCGTCGGGTAGAACGCAGAATCTGACTGAAGAAAACCTGGGGTATGACCTCTCTCCTGCTTTTAATAAGAAAGGTAAGATGGCCTGGTTACAGATGAAGACCGCCGGTTATGAAGCTGATAAAACCGATCTGGTGGTGCGCACGGCTGAAAGCACTGTGAATCTGACCGGTTTTAATGACCAGATTAATGTAGCCTCCTTTAAATGGGGTGATGATGATAGAACGCTTTTCTTTGTCGCACCTATTGACGGAACAATGCAGGTGTTTTCAGTTCAGGACATAGGTCTGACAAAAATGTTGCCTCAGATCCGTCAGATCTCTAAAGGCGATTTTGATGTAAAATCTATCGTCGCACAGGTGGGCGATCATCTGATCGTAGAGAAAGAAGACATTTCCAGGGCTGCTGAAGTCTATTCGCTCAATATCAAAACAGGGACACTCAAACAATTAACCCACGTAAATGACGAAGCTTATAAAGCATTGGCCCCGGTGACGACAGAGCGCAAATGGATTACTACTAAAGATGGGCATAATATGATGGAATGGATCGTCTATCCGCCGAACTTTGATAAACGTAAAAAATATCCCACTTTATTATATTGTCAGGGAGGGCCGCAGTCTGCCACTACACAATTCTTTTCTTATCGCTGGAACTTCCAGTTGATGGCTTCTCAGGGCTATATTATTGTTGTGCCGTGCCGCCGCGGCATGCCGGGATATGGTACTGAATGGAACGCTGCTGTCAGCAAGAATTGGGGTGGTCAGGTCATTCAGGATTATCTGGATGCCATCGATGATATTTCTAAAGAATCCTATGTTGATACCGCACGCAGAGGTTGTGTAGGTGCTAGTTTTGGCGGTTACTCCGTATTTGAACTGGCAGGTAAACATGAAGGACGCTTTAAGTCTTTTATTGCTCATGACGGTGTCTTTGACTTTGTGGCCATGACAGGAACAACCGATGAGCTTTGGTTTGAAAAATGGGAGAAAGGTGGATATTACTGGGAAAAAGACAATAAGGCTGCTCAGAACTCCTATGCGGCTTCTCCGGTCAACTTTGTCGCTAACTGGGACACGCCTATTATGATCGTTCAGGGAGGTATTGACTACCGTGTCCCGATCGAACAGGGGCAGGGAGCCTTCCAGGCAGCGCAACTCAGAGGAATAAAAAGCAAGTTTTTATATTTCCCCAATGAAAATCACTGGGTGCTACAGCCGCAAAATGCGATGGTCTGGCAAAAAGAGTTCTTCAGCTGGCTAAAAGAAACGCTATAATCTTTATAACTATTCAAAGGCATTAAAAGCCGTGTATGAGGTCTTAGCAGGCCAGTACACGGCTTTGTTGTAATACTTGGCACCTCGCCCTCTATTGAAATGTCCAGGGGGTATATGAAAGATCCTCTAACATATTGTCAAGTATATAGTCGCAATCTTGAATGCTGTCTACATAACCATGTATATCCCGGTTATGCAAGATCCAAAGTAGTTCAAAGCTTGCTTTTTTTACCTGCATAAAGACGAAATTACGCATTTGTTGCACTCTTGTATGTCCACTTTTTCCAATACTAAGCTGATCTAATTGATCCAGTACATCTGCATTTTGCTTCCAGAAGCCCAGCGTTTGATATTGAATTTCCCGTATAATGGCCTCGTCTGATGCACTGCCCAACATTTTTATATAACGTAAAGCCATTGCTGTGTTGCGGCTGAACTGGCCGATATGCTGGCGGAAGCGATTAGGCTGATTGGGCATTTTCTTGAGCGCGAAAGTGACGGCGAGTGCTGCAACAAGGATGATGACGGCCAGTCGCTTTATTGTCCGTGAGGTGTTTTCCGTTCTAATAGCAGAGATGGCAGTTCTGCCCAGTATAAAGCCGGTAACCAGTCCCCCAATATGGGCGCTGTTGTCTATGGTTGCTTTAAGCCCGGCTAAGAGCTGCAGGCAAATAAAAAATAATAGGGTGGATAATATCGCTTTACGGGCGTGTTTTTCTATCAGATCAGTGGTAAGCAGTGCCAGGAACACACCGTACATACCCAATATTGATCCTGATGCTCCTACTGATCCTCTAAAGGGGTGGCTGTATATACTAAGCAGGCCGCCTGCCATCCCGCAGATGAGATAGAACAGTAAAAAACGTGCCCTACCCAGTAATGGTTCTAAATATACGCCAATCATCAGCAAGGCGAACATATTGCCGATCAGGTGTATGAATCCTTCATGCATAAACTGATAGCTAAGCAGTCGCCACCATTGACCATGTGTTTGGGTTAAATCTGCCGCATTTGCACCAAAATATTCAAATCCATGGAGGTTATAAGGGGCAAATCCGGCGCCTGCCAGACCTATTAAAAAAAAATAGAAGATATTCAGGTTGATCAGTATAGGGGTAATGAAATATCCCGGTTTGGGATTGAAAATCGACATAAATCCAGATATTTTACTGGCGGACGCTACAACGCTTCGGAATCGCCCCGATCCACCGCCCTGCCGCTCACCTGCGATAAATTCAGCACTGGCCTTCATATAGGTTTGTTGCAGTTCTTCATTTGCGCAATTTTCCATTAACAAGTTCAGGTTACGGCCCAGGCGCCTGATATTTCGCTTGTTTTTGCCGATGCTCCAGAGCTGGGGCATAAGACAGGTGCTTGTGACCTCTACAATGTCTTGATTGATCTCCAGATGAATTACTTCTCCAAAAGAAGTAAGAGAGAACTTCGCATACGCGGTTATGGTGGTTTCTGTCACTGTTCCCCTTGACCAGCCCATTGCCTCAATGCCTTTTAAAAGCAATGCATAAAGCATTCTGGATGAGGTACCCTGAAAATGGAGTTGCTCGCTATAACTGGCGTTAATTTGAAATGACATGGGTATAAACAGGCCGTCAGATTTGGGTTTGCTACGTCGGCATGACAATATTAAATAATTATCTGAACCTGTCAAAGTATTCTACCTGAAACAGTTATCGTGAACAGACTTTTCCACAATTTCTGCACGATGGTTATTTTTGACCAGGACAGTCTGGCCTTTGCAGTTGGCATTAAAAAAAAAATCCCGTTATTTTGCACTGAAACAAATTAACCACCATGCTCCCAAAATATAAGCGTGTCTTACTCAAGCTGTCCGGTGAATCGCTGAAAGCCGAGAATAGTACAGAACCATTTGATCCCAAAATTATTGAACAATACGCCAATGATATTAAAAGTATCACGGATATGGGGGTGCAGGTAGCTGTTGTGATCGGAGCGGGAAATATCTACCGGGGGATGAACGAGGCGGAAAGTGGAATTGAAAGAGCGCATGGTGATTATATGGGCATGTTAGCTACCGTCATCAACGGAATGGCTATGCAGGCGATGTTAGAGAAAATAGGCATTTTTACGCGTTTGCAGAGTGCCCTTCAGATGGATCAGGTTGCTGAACCGTATATCCGTAGAAGAGCGATCCGCCACCTGGAAAAAAACAGGGTAGTTATCTTTGGTGCCGGAACCGGTAATCCCTATTTTACTACAGATACCGGTGGCTCTCTGCGCGCAATAGAAATCAAGGCAGACGTAATCCTGAAAGGCACGCGGGTAGATGGTATCTATACGGCGGATCCCGAAAAAGATCCATCTGCCGTTAAATACGAAACGATTGGGTACAAGGAGTGCATTGATAACAATCTTAAAATCATGGATATGACGGCCTTTACGCTTTGTATGGAAAATAAGTTGCCGATCATTGTATTTGATATGAACAAGCCAGGTAACCTGCGTGCCGTTATTGAGGGCAAGAATGTAGGCACACTGGTTACACAATAAGGTTGCGAAAGATAGTTGGTTACAAAAAAATCCCCTTCAATGATTATTTATTCTTAGGGGATTTTTCTTTTATTAGATTTGAATCGCTGTCAGGCTATGACACATTATTAACGATCAGGTTTGCATCTTTGCTTTCCAGAACAGAGTGCCCCATCAGGAACTCATCTACTTTTCTGGCGCATTCCCTACCCTCGCTGATGGCCCATACGACCAGAGATTGACCACGACGCATATCCCCGCAAGCGAATATCTTAGGAATAGAAGTAAGGAACTCCTTTTCTGTCGCTTTGACATTCCCTCTTTCATCGAGCTCTACACCAAGCTCGTCGATCATGCCAGCCTGCAATGGATGCAAAAAGCCCATGGCCAGTAAGGCTAACTCACAGGGTAGCTCTCTTTCGCTGCCTTTGACTTCCAGAAATTGTGACGGCCGGCCATTTTCTGACTTCCACTCCAGATCGACCACCTTGATGGCTTTGAGGTGTCCATTGTCATCTCCGATGAATTCTTTTGTCGCGATGGCCCAATGACGCTCAGCCCCCTCTTCATGGGAAGAAGTTGTTTTAAGGATCATTGGATAGGTCGGCCAGGGCATAAACTCCGTTCTTTCTTTAGGTGGCACCGGCATCAGTTCAAATTGTGTGATTGATGTAGCCTGTTGCCTGTTGGAAGTGCCCACGCAGTCACTACCGGTATCACCACCACCGATGACAATTACATTTTTCCCGGAAGCGGTAACATTTTCAGAAAGGATGTTGCTTTCAATTTCGGGGTTAGCAAGAGGATCTTTGCCAGCCACCCGCTTATTTTGCTGTTTTAAAAATTCCATGGCATAATAGATCCCTTTAAGGGTGCGACCATGTACAGGAAGGTCTCTGGGAACAGTAGACCCACCGGCCAGTACAACAGCATTATATTCTCTCAGAATATCATTTAATTTGACATTGACGCCTACGTTAGCATTAAATTTAAAGGCGACGCCCTCTTGCTCTAAGACTGCCACACGGCGGTCAATGATGTTTTTTTCCAACTTGAAATCTGGGATACCGTATCTCAGAAG containing:
- a CDS encoding efflux RND transporter periplasmic adaptor subunit, with the translated sequence MKNKWIQQLGLGASPRSLSFALYFSAMFLMAGIILTGCGGDSKGKEAKVLQEKKAELTKLQGQQDALTAQIDKLQKEIKAIDPNAVEAKRKLVALDTIAISTFDHYIDLQGKIDAQNVAYVAPKGQGGVVKAIYVKQGDHVSKGQLLLKLDDASQRQSVIAAQQQVAGIAAQMEQAKTVFERQQNLWKENIGTELQVLNAKTSLESLQSQYKAAKANEEIAEEQVNNTAVRAGISGVVNTLTVKVGEFFTAGNQVQIVNNDDLKVTVNVPENYSGKIKMGSVMHVTLPDVGGKDLLTKVNVVGRLIDPVSRTFYIEGKVPEDPVLRPNQVAMARIKDYSDPKAITIPTNTIQNDEKGKFIMVATGQGNKLAAKKRYVTVGQMYHDQLEVKSGLKPGDVIISEGFQNLYDGQPIMVGL
- a CDS encoding efflux RND transporter permease subunit, giving the protein MPSLEKLTGNFKQFKPTSWSIKNKTSIYLLMLFVSIWGIVQFVTLPKEQFPDIVIPTIYVQTIYVGNSPKDIENLVTQPIEKQIKGITGAKINKVTSTSVQDYSAIVVEFGTDVKTDVALQKVKDAVDKAKQDLPTDLTEEPTTMEVSFSDQPIMYVNVSGNYDMMRLKEYADELQDRLEELPEINRVDMVGAPEREFQINVNNLKMQAAGVTFSNIATAVQGENLDISGGLLRVGNMKRTLQVKGQIKTAEDLSHIVLRNSKGAPIYLKDIADIKDTVKEHESYARLDGKNVITLNIIKRSGENLIETSDHVKEITDQVSQEIFPRDLDVRITGDQSNTTRTSFTDLVNSIVIGFVLVLIILMFFMGVTNAFFVALSVPLSMFVAFVFLPGANLIVGSAVTLNFIVLFALLFGLGIIVDDAIVVIENTHRIFSENKGKVSAVKAAKMAAGEVFIPVLAGTLTTLAPFFPLLFWPGIIGKFMIYLPTMLIFTLAASLVVAFIMNPVFAVDFMNHPETENKPPKSAIFKQPVFWVALGVGIILDVVGQPFIGNLIIFIVLLTILNKYVLDDLIHSFQHKVLPGIMHSYEKLLRWALKGWRPVWLLVGTFVLMIVSFLFFGARNVPVVFFPDSQPNQIYVYLKMPVGTDVDYTDSVTKTLEKKVYHVLGMENGKTNPVVESVITNIAIGAADPTSGDRSTRPELGRIQVSFVEFGKRNGVSTAPYLDSIRAVAKGIPGAEITVNKEQNGPPTEPPINIEVASENFDDLISTAVALKNYLDSIQTPGVEELKMDVDLTNPEISFTVDRERAMREGVSTAQVGQAIRTALFGLEVSKIKDGEDEYKIQLRNEETQRNNLSDLLNMNISFMDMASGQFKSIPISSLVKVDYTNTLGSVKRKNQKRVITLTSNVLTTQGYTPTAVNQELAKHIQQFKHKPDGVTIRQTGEGEQQAETGAFLGSALLVALMIIIFLLVLQFNSVSKSVIILTEILFSVIGVILGYAITGMEVSVVMTGIGIVGLAGIVVKNGILVIEFADELRGRGLKTHEAVVQAGKTRIIPVMLTALAAILALIPLAVGFNINFVTLFSELNPHIFFGGDNASFWKPLSWTIIFGLAFAFFMTLFILPGMYLIAERLKRPMRRHFGGTWVSFMGIPPLTVLFLPMIFYTMFKHRREVRRRKARMTGKKTVNEAFTGSWF
- a CDS encoding sigma-70 family RNA polymerase sigma factor; the protein is MRQLKIATQITNRDSQAVEKYLQEISKISMITPEEETTLAQRIKMGDQWALDKLVQSNLRFVVSVAKQYQHQGLSLSDLINEGNLGLIKAAQRFDETKGFKFISYAVWWIRQSILQALAEQGRLVRLPQNKIGTYNKANKAYMAFEQEHEREPSTEELASILEMSETEINNIFQSNTRHTSLDAPVHEAEDVAMGDLLEGADDTDDDVMKDSLREEIRRVLKSLSPREAEIVNAYFGLEGENGITIEQIGQKYDLTKERIRQIKERAIKRLQKARYSGALKSYLG
- a CDS encoding YceI family protein, whose protein sequence is MRLLSHSVTLLLSTGFIVLSSCGNTQGNEQAKTSAAQAISQRTDQGHMLNVDTSASKVLWTGSKLVGSAHSGFAPIAEGQVSVTGDQVSGGKIVIDLKGLQPTDQDAESNGKLKAHLSSSDFFSVDSFPTATFEITKIEKGAEQSVNATPDSGKDAKAAGIKSNTTVTGNMTIKGIAKSITFPAEIHADSSSVSFTAAFAIDRTNWGITYGSENSIRDKIISKNIDFQINIEAGK